In Cyclopterus lumpus isolate fCycLum1 chromosome 17, fCycLum1.pri, whole genome shotgun sequence, a genomic segment contains:
- the LOC117746269 gene encoding uncharacterized protein LOC117746269, producing MLLKVKYHSTKKYIRLQQEFTYLDFISAVKNKFGLHDVAELHIFDEADIEVEEDILLELIESNPDLCLTVRDNISDEDHSTPSSLTESMSHTSSDNDLYSQRQMGILTGRNISTSDIMNRSTTEYSDSEDAKEMVENALLTKPGGEDVLEEYKSENSLKHRTRRQLVNILASHMTEMHGRIPSRKQKEKFALGIITLFPSLKDPFSPNGYLNQDFLLLFGAETAAKMLEKWDTAFKPKVIKEAKHLTQTAELCRLLTAAENLAENDHSTGRKRTKISPSDAAGKMLHFHKSCCSIVEHLQGRVAEQPYILAVGRTQNQIDAFYIVVDKQLIPCKATSSLGAFDELFKSHYVFNLSYDETLVPLFTFVQTTVYNIDIATTDESPRVRELRAKVLN from the exons ATGCTGCTGAAGGTGAAGTACCACAGTACAAAGAAGTACATCAGACTACAGCAAGAGTTCACATACTTGGATTTCATCAGTGCCG TGAAAAACAAGTTTGGGCTTCATGATGTAGCTGAACTTCACATTTTTGATGAAGCTGACATAGAAGTGGAGGAAGACATCCTTCTTGAACTAATAGAGTCCAATCCAGACTTATGTCTGACAGTGCGTGACAACATTTCAGATGAAG atCATTCAACACCATCTTCCCTCACGGAATCCATGTCACATACTTCAAGTGACAATGACCTCTACAGTCAAAGACAAATGGGGATTTTGACAGGCAGAAATATATCCACCTCTGACATCATGAACAGGTCTACCACAGAGTATTCTGATTCAGAGGATGCAAAAGAG ATGGTAGAAAATGCCTTGCTTACAAAGCCTGGAGGTGAGGACGTCCTTGAAGAGTACAAGTCCGAAAATTCATTGAAGCACCGCACCCGTAGACAGCTTGTCAACATATTGGCTAGCCATATGACTGAAATGCATGG GAGGATTCCTTCccgtaaacagaaggagaagtTTGCCCTGGGAATCATTACACTCTTTCCTTCGCTAAAGGATCCCTTTTCTCCAAATGGCTAT CTGAATCAagacttcctgctgctgtttggtgctgaaaCAGCTGCCAAGATGCTTGAGAAGTGGGATACAGCATTCAAGCCCAAGGTTATCAAAGAGGCCAAACACCTGACTCAGACAGCTGAACTGTGCCGACTTCTGACGGCGGCTGAAAACCTTGCAGAGAACGATCACAGCA CTGGACGGAAGAGGACCAAAATAAGTCCCAGTGATGCAGCGGGCAAAATGTTGCACTTTCACAAG tcATGCTGCAGCATCGTTGAACACCTGCAGGGCAGAGTGGCTGAACAACCATACATCCTTGCTGTTGGCCGAACCCAAAACCAAATTGATGCCTTCTACATCGTAGTGGACAAACAGCTCATCCCGTGCAAAGCCACCAGCTCGTTGGGTGCTTTTGATGAACTGTTTAAATCCCACTATGTGTTCAACCTGTCCTATGATGAAACCCTTGTCCCACTCTTCACCTTCGTGCAGACAACTGTCTACAACATCGATATTGCAACAACAGATGAGTCTCCAAGAGTCCGTGAGTTAAGAGCAAAAGTCTTAAACTAG